A portion of the Symphalangus syndactylus isolate Jambi chromosome 13, NHGRI_mSymSyn1-v2.1_pri, whole genome shotgun sequence genome contains these proteins:
- the LOC134732234 gene encoding basic salivary proline-rich protein 4-like yields the protein MKAAAGAGRSPHLRGEQDLSAPSRRALGGHGGQPPAPLGLGVAGRAPDHGRTHERKEDRTPTAPPPRRPEGARRAGRGRGAAEETGSNRRRRRTGSGNCRAPRPPMPHPALAGVASAAKPTWKASLPARWPPLLGASTSLPPAVVAGDPRGAHGTPRVSSSSLGGNRGAPGAPTPRPPRPARPPSLLSAGWESTREPHVPPGHACADPEERTAQAGKAPRMPAPAAGASQPRARSLPREPPPEPRTEEEGRTYWTHSRSIK from the coding sequence CTCGGCCCCCTCACGCCGGGCTCTGGGGGGTCATGGCGGTCAGCCCCCTGCCCCGCTCGGCCTCGGTGTCGCGGGGCGTGCGCCAGACCACGGGCGCACGCACGAACGCAAGGAGGACCGCACGCCGACGGCTCCGCCGCCCCGCCGCCCAGAAGGGGCGCGGAGAGCCGGGCGGGGGAGGGGAGCCGCCGAGGAGACGGGAAGCAACCGAAGGAGGCGACGGACCGGAAGCGGAAATTGCCGCGCTCCCCGCCCTCCCATGCCGCACCCCGCCCTGGCGGGAGTCGCTTCCGCAGCTAAGCCAACCTGGAAGGCATCACTTCCGGCGCGCTGGCCCCCGTTGCTAGGCGCCTCTACGTCACTTCCGCCCGCTGTAGTTGCGGGGGATCCGCGGGGTGCTCACGGGACGCCGAGGGTCAGCTCTAGCTCGCTTGGCGGCAACCGCGGAGCTCCTGGCGCACCCACGCCGCGCCCGCCCCGGCCCGCTCGGCCACCCTCCCTCCTGTCGGCGGGGTGGGAGAGTACTCGGGAACCTCACGTCCCCCCGGGCCATGCCTGTGCCGACCCCGAGGAGCGCACCGCGCAAGCAGGGAAGGCCCCGAGGATGCCGGCGCCGGCAGCAGGGGCGTCCCAGCCACGGGCCCGCAGTTTGCCAAGGGAGCCCCCACCCGAGCCCAGAACCGAGGAAGAGGGTCGAACATACTGGACACACAGCCGCTCCATAAagtaa
- the U2AF2 gene encoding splicing factor U2AF 65 kDa subunit isoform X1, whose product MSDFDEFERQLNENKQERDKENRHRKRSHSRSRSRDRKRRSRSRDRRNRDQRSASRDRRRRSKPLTRGAKEEHGGLIRSPRHEKKKKVRKYWDVPPPGFEHITPMQYKAMQAAGQIPATALLPTMTPDGLAVTPTPVPVVGSQMTRQARRLYVGNIPFGITEEAMMDFFNAQMRLGGLTQAPGNPVLAVQINQDKNFAFLEFRSVDETTQAMAFDGIIFQGQSLKIRRPHDYQPLPGMSENPSVYVPGVVSTVVPDSAHKLFIGGLPNYLNDDQVKELLTSFGPLKAFNLVKDSATGLSKGYAFCEYVDINVTDQAIAGLNGMQLGDKKLLVQRASVGAKNATLVSPPSTINQTPVTLQVPGLMSSQVQMGGHPTEVLCLMNMVLPEELLDDEEYEEIVEDVRDECSKYGLVKSIEIPRPVDGVEVPGCGKIFVEFTSVFDCQKAMQGLTGRKFANRVVVTKYCDPDSYHRRDFW is encoded by the exons ATGTCGGACTTCGACGAGTTCGAGCGGCAGCTCAACGAGAATAAACAAG AGCGGGACAAGGAGAACCGGCATAGGAAGCGCAGCCACAGCCGCTCTCGAAGCCGGGACCGCAAACGCCGGAGCCGGAGCCGCGACCGGCGCAACCGGGACCAGCGGAGCGCCTCCCGGGACAGGCGACGACGAAG caAACCTTTGACCAGAGGCGCTAAAGAGGAGCACGGTGGACTGAT tcGTTCCCCCCGCcatgagaagaagaagaaggtccGTAAATACTGGGACGTGCCACCACCAGGCTTCGAGCACATCACCCCAATGCAGTATAAGGCCATGCAAG CTGCGGGTCAGATTCCAGCCACTGCTCTTCTCCCCACCATGACCCCTGACGGTCTGGCTGTGACTCCAACGCCGGTGCCCGTGGTCGGGAGCCAGATGACCAGACAAGCCCGGCGCCTCTACGTGGGCAACATCCCCTTTGGCATCACTGAG GAGGCCATGATGGATTTCTTCAACGCCCAGATGCGCCTGGGGGGGCTGACCCAGGCCCCTGGCAACCCAGTGTTGGCTGTGCAGATTAACCAGGACAAGAATTTTGCCTTTTTGGAG TTCCGCTCGGTGGACGAGACTACCCAGGCCATGGCCTTCGATGGCATCATCTTCCAGGGCCAGTCACTAAAGATCCGCAGGCCTCATGACTACCAGCCGCTTCCTGGCATGTCAGAGAACCCCTCTGTCTATGTGCCTG GGGTTGTGTCCACTGTGGTTCCCGACTCTGCCCACAAGCTGTTCATCGGGGGCTTACCCAACTACCTGAACGATGACCAG GTCAAAGAGCTGCTGACGTCCTTTGGGCCCCTCAAAGCCTTCAACCTGGTCAAGGACAGTGCCACGGGGCTCTCCAAGGGCTACGCCTTCTGTGAGTACGTGGACATCAACGTCACGGATCAG GCCATTGCGGGGCTGAACGGCATGCAGCTGGGGGATAAGAAGCTGCTGGTGCAGAGGGCGAGTGTGGGAGCCAAGAATGCCACGCTGGTGAGCCCCCCG AGCACCATCAATCAGACGCCTGTGACCCTGCAAGTGCCGGGCTTGATGAGCTCCCAGGTGCAGATGGGCGGCCACCCGACCGAGGTCCTCTGCCTCATGAACATGGTGCTGCCTGAGGAGCTGCTGGACGACGAGGAGTATGAGGAGATCGTGGAGGACGTGCGGGACGAGTGCAGCAAGTACGGGCTTGTCAAGTCCATCGAGATCCCCCGGCCCGTGGATGGCGTCGAGGTGCCCGGCTGCGGAAAG ATCTTTGTGGAGTTCACCTCTGTGTTTGACTGCCAGAAAGCCATGCAGGGCCTGACGGGCCGCAAGTTCGCCAACAGAGTGGTTGTCACAAAATACTGTGACCCCGACTCTTACCACCGCCGGGACTTCTGGTAG
- the U2AF2 gene encoding splicing factor U2AF 65 kDa subunit isoform X2: protein MSDFDEFERQLNENKQERDKENRHRKRSHSRSRSRDRKRRSRSRDRRNRDQRSASRDRRRRSKPLTRGAKEEHGGLIRSPRHEKKKKVRKYWDVPPPGFEHITPMQYKAMQAAGQIPATALLPTMTPDGLAVTPTPVPVVGSQMTRQARRLYVGNIPFGITEEAMMDFFNAQMRLGGLTQAPGNPVLAVQINQDKNFAFLEFRSVDETTQAMAFDGIIFQGQSLKIRRPHDYQPLPGMSENPSVYVPGVVSTVVPDSAHKLFIGGLPNYLNDDQVKELLTSFGPLKAFNLVKDSATGLSKGYAFCEYVDINVTDQAIAGLNGMQLGDKKLLVQRASVGAKNATLSTINQTPVTLQVPGLMSSQVQMGGHPTEVLCLMNMVLPEELLDDEEYEEIVEDVRDECSKYGLVKSIEIPRPVDGVEVPGCGKIFVEFTSVFDCQKAMQGLTGRKFANRVVVTKYCDPDSYHRRDFW from the exons ATGTCGGACTTCGACGAGTTCGAGCGGCAGCTCAACGAGAATAAACAAG AGCGGGACAAGGAGAACCGGCATAGGAAGCGCAGCCACAGCCGCTCTCGAAGCCGGGACCGCAAACGCCGGAGCCGGAGCCGCGACCGGCGCAACCGGGACCAGCGGAGCGCCTCCCGGGACAGGCGACGACGAAG caAACCTTTGACCAGAGGCGCTAAAGAGGAGCACGGTGGACTGAT tcGTTCCCCCCGCcatgagaagaagaagaaggtccGTAAATACTGGGACGTGCCACCACCAGGCTTCGAGCACATCACCCCAATGCAGTATAAGGCCATGCAAG CTGCGGGTCAGATTCCAGCCACTGCTCTTCTCCCCACCATGACCCCTGACGGTCTGGCTGTGACTCCAACGCCGGTGCCCGTGGTCGGGAGCCAGATGACCAGACAAGCCCGGCGCCTCTACGTGGGCAACATCCCCTTTGGCATCACTGAG GAGGCCATGATGGATTTCTTCAACGCCCAGATGCGCCTGGGGGGGCTGACCCAGGCCCCTGGCAACCCAGTGTTGGCTGTGCAGATTAACCAGGACAAGAATTTTGCCTTTTTGGAG TTCCGCTCGGTGGACGAGACTACCCAGGCCATGGCCTTCGATGGCATCATCTTCCAGGGCCAGTCACTAAAGATCCGCAGGCCTCATGACTACCAGCCGCTTCCTGGCATGTCAGAGAACCCCTCTGTCTATGTGCCTG GGGTTGTGTCCACTGTGGTTCCCGACTCTGCCCACAAGCTGTTCATCGGGGGCTTACCCAACTACCTGAACGATGACCAG GTCAAAGAGCTGCTGACGTCCTTTGGGCCCCTCAAAGCCTTCAACCTGGTCAAGGACAGTGCCACGGGGCTCTCCAAGGGCTACGCCTTCTGTGAGTACGTGGACATCAACGTCACGGATCAG GCCATTGCGGGGCTGAACGGCATGCAGCTGGGGGATAAGAAGCTGCTGGTGCAGAGGGCGAGTGTGGGAGCCAAGAATGCCACGCTG AGCACCATCAATCAGACGCCTGTGACCCTGCAAGTGCCGGGCTTGATGAGCTCCCAGGTGCAGATGGGCGGCCACCCGACCGAGGTCCTCTGCCTCATGAACATGGTGCTGCCTGAGGAGCTGCTGGACGACGAGGAGTATGAGGAGATCGTGGAGGACGTGCGGGACGAGTGCAGCAAGTACGGGCTTGTCAAGTCCATCGAGATCCCCCGGCCCGTGGATGGCGTCGAGGTGCCCGGCTGCGGAAAG ATCTTTGTGGAGTTCACCTCTGTGTTTGACTGCCAGAAAGCCATGCAGGGCCTGACGGGCCGCAAGTTCGCCAACAGAGTGGTTGTCACAAAATACTGTGACCCCGACTCTTACCACCGCCGGGACTTCTGGTAG